A single Drosophila miranda strain MSH22 chromosome XR, D.miranda_PacBio2.1, whole genome shotgun sequence DNA region contains:
- the LOC108151540 gene encoding serine/arginine repetitive matrix protein 2 isoform X7: MYNGIGLTTARGSGTNGHVQRNCAFVRPGKKDKDYRSEDDIKKLDAQLNRPPNKEILDHDRKRKIEVKCLEFEEILEKQGRTPEDIKSQVDSFRQKLLGQGKTDAPKDEFGRVANTTTSTAMSAVGITSAAAASASAAASVATTTTTTATTLQVVKARKRRKRRKRAGHAIGAASTTTTITAAAATASHLGSPHTHTHPQAGSVSLPTANGGRKCKAQYFQHDNREYLAKYESFQLTAHHTASGAAALNYAAVAKKFKPLRPALASGAKKTRRPGMPRKSNPDCACACQSAVTEPAAEPSQRTAVATHQDLPLSTSQWGNGSANVNASKINIDGQILLELLKHSSNTLLETLLGAGSAVSSSARNTHQIAEAQQQKNARLREAFNISSYFVEGSSFDNDRKAKEDLAKSVALQKELDAQRESLAAAAAAAAAAAGKDKETGKRYALVRTPSRERDRDGEGHVAAASGDEREHVSKSDKKKRKKRARESSASPERKKDKKKKSKKHKKESKSKKKKSRKRKHSASFTDKETDKDSDEEAAGSSDEERERDRELKSARKKAKKDKKKRDKKLKKKSRARASSSDSEPSNSPSRNERKGKKSGKSRDPTATKAEDNGTSRENPFRSRSRERRRELKRPNESSADGRRDKRERSDSRSRRPKSNERGATTRTPPRKEPERKRESSKERLRSKERQRSKERQRSKERLRSKERQRSKERQRSKERPKSKERQRSRERQRSKERLRSKERQRSKERPRSKERQKSKDRQRSKDRQRSKERQRSKERQRSKARLYSKERLRSKERARSKDKPVVEIKRDRSKDRQRSKERKRSVDKAPSKERDMSKGRQRSKERQRSKERRRSKDRGQQSNEKKRSKERQRSKDRQRSKERQGVPNLAVSKERTRRQRSPSTSAKNSTDNRKPTRSSRSLSRSRKQQSPAAVVGSSRRSHSPEVPPKKAAPPAFNPFKAAEDTVNDILGTKSVIVELEKTKRKRAVSSSSSASGSSSSSSSASRTPSPKPKPGKLRRRSKTPDPIKKERSPKRDRRTPRQTSVKRERSSTPQKPKPKGKATTPSPKPAKRRSHSSSSSELRYSPAERHPERYQDIIQDKKRPSKARDLSTTKPAPVVRLRAQSDDGSDADASGSNVDAAALDEFQQSKQEREELQELRMLEQLKSGIAAKAKQKIKTMEKNGDASKDSAKEGSEVSGNELVTATKRNSLSEFLVANNVTALINPLTTTTTTTTPPPLMAVILPQAQPHPQLQEQKPQQQHQSVEEPNQKRDDTTTPPICKAPQVAANGDVKSPPATNMITKIHQRPPQQQQQQQHQHHQQSHQHQHPHQQQHSHPHQTKRIFHNRTLNNNPNSRHNTNNNNSNNNIHACGGGVPHSNSNPGMLPFLAGTPGTYNRTTNRLNHGPLLTATHYNICKNHQNSMQQQALLGRRDHQQQHLAHGLVYNPSLFGLGQQQALLAAGGQHHGRHAVGGLLGLGGGGGPAAGLALLSHPQHARTGSISFNAAAAAAAVAANSISYHHHHQQQKPKILIKPFKLLDPQPLVAALADSSLVDAIVSKVSTATVAAAESAARRSRSRSRRSSHSRSNRHTSGSHHHHHSSSRSRSRSSSSSSASGSRSSRSRSGSQSSRSSCSSQSSSGSSSSSGSGTSQSGSRSPSIPRRRGSPSFLDRRRITSARKRPIPYHHKAAGGTEGGAAEAEEASSCCSSCFSRASTPATPICTPLRNSRSPSMAAF, encoded by the exons ATGTACAACGGAATTGGCTTGACAACCGCCCGCGGCTCCGGTACCAACGGACATGTGCAGCGCAATTGTGCATTCGTCCGGCCGGGCAAAAAGGACAAGGACTATCGCAGCGAAGATGACATCAAAAAGTTGGACGCCCAGCTGAATCGTCCGCCAAACAAGGAAATTCTTGACCATGACCGCAAGCGCAAGATCGAAGTCAAGTGCTTGGAATTCGAGGAGATACTCGAGAAGCAGGG ACGCACACCGGAGGACATCAAATCGCAAGTGGACTCGTTCCGTCAGAAGTTGTTGGGCCAAGGGAAGACAGATGCTCCAAAGGATGAATTTGGACGCGTAG CCAATACGACCACCTCCACGGCTATGTCGGCAGTGGGGATAacttcagctgctgctgcttctgcttctgctgctgcctcagtggcaaccacaacaacaacaacagccaccACTTTGCAAGTGGTGAAAGCGAGAAAACGCCGCAAGCGTCGGAAACGCGCAGGTCACGCAATTGGTGCCGcctccaccaccaccaccatcacaGCTGCTGCCGCCACAGCCAGCCACCTCGGCAGtccccacacccacacacacccccAGGCAGGAAGCGTTTCCCTACCGACAGCAAACGGTGGCAGGAAGTGTAAGGCCCAATACTTCCAGCACGACAATCGGGAGTACTTGGCAAAGTACGAGAGCTTTCAACTCACGGCGCACCACACGGCATCGGGCGCAGCTGCGCTGAACTATGCGGCGGTGGCGAAAAAGTTCAAGCCCTTGCGGCCGGCGTTAGCAAGCGGCGCCAAGAAAACCAGGCGACCAGGAATGCCCAGAAAGTCGAACCCTGACTGCGCCTGCGCCTGCCAATCCGCAGTGACGGAGCCGGCCGCGGAACCCAGCCAGCGAACAGCTGTTGCCACGCACCAGGACTTGCCACTGTCCACGTCGCAGTGGGGAAACGGAAGCGCAAACGTGAACGCATCAAAGATCAATATCGATGGCCAGATACTGCTCGAGCTGCTGAAGCACTCCTCGAACACATTGCTGGAGACACTGCTCGGTGCTGGCAGTGCTGTGTCATCGAG TGCTCGCAACACCCATCAGATAGCCGAGGCACAGCAGCAAAAGAACGCAAGGCTGCGCGAGGCCTTCAACATATCCAGCTACTTTGTGGAGGGCAGCAGCTTCGACAACGATCGCAAAGCAAAAGAGGATCTGGCCAAAAGCGTGGCTCTACAAAAGGAACTGGACGCACAGCGCGAAAGcctggcagcggcggcagcggctgcagcagctgctgcaggCAAGGACAAGGAGACGGGCAAGCGATATGCTCTGGTCCGTACCCCATCCCGAGAGCGAGATCGGGATGGAGAGGGCCATGTTGCCGCCGCCAGTGGCGATGAGCGCGAGCATGTCTCAAAGTCGGACAAGAAGAAGCGCAAGAAGCGCGCCAGAGAAAG CTCTGCCAGTCCTGAGCGCAAAAAGGACAAGAAAAAGAAGTCAAAGAAGCACAAGAAAGAGAG TAAGTCCAAAAAGAAGAAGTCCCGCAAGCGCAAGCACAGCGCCAGTTTCACCGACAAGGAAACCGACAAGGACAGTGACGAGGAGGCGGCGGGCAGCAGCGATGAGGAGCGCGAACGCGATCGTGAGCTAAAGAGCGCACGCAAGAAAGCCAAGAAGGACAAG AAAAAGCGCGACAAGAAGCTGAAAAAGAAGTCACGTGCCCGTGCCAGCTCCTCGGACTCGGAGCCCTCCAA CTCACCGTCGCGTAATGAACGCAAAGGCAAGAAGTCGGGCAAATCCCGCGATCCAACAGCTACCAAAGCTGAAGACAATGGCACATCGCGGGAGAATCCCTTCCGGAGCAGGTCCCGCGAACGTCGCAGGGAATTAAAGCGGCCCAACGAATCATCGGCCGACGGTCGAAGGGACAAGCGCGAGCGTAGCGATAGTCGCAGTCGACGTCCCAAGTCCAATGAACGGGGGGCAACCACCCGTACTCCACCTCGCAAAGAGCCGGAAAGAAAGCGCGAAAGTTCTAAGGAGAGACTTCGATCAAAAGAAAGGCAACGATCAAAAGAAAGACAGCGATCAAAGGAAAGACTTCGTTCGAAGGAAAGACAACGCTCGAAAGAAAGACAGCGATCAAAGGAACGACCAAAATCGAAGGAGAGACAGAGGTCGAGGGAAAGACAGCGATCGAAGGAGAGGCTCCGCTCCAAAGAAAGACAGCGTTCAAAGGAAAGGCCACGCTCTAAAGAGAGGCAAAAGTCTAAGGATAGACAGAGATCTAAGGATAGGCAGAGGtcaaaagagagacagaggtcAAAGGAGAGGCAGCGATCAAAGGCGAGACTTTATTCGAAAGAAAGACTGCGATCCAAGGAGAGGGCGCGATCAAAGGATAAACCAGTAGTTGAAATCAAGCGCGACAGATCAAAGGATCGACAGCGATCAAAGGAGAGGAAACGATCGGTGGATAAGGCACCCTCGAAGGAGCGAGATATGTCCAAAGGTCGACAAAGATCAAAGGAGAGACAGCGCTCAAAAGAAAGACGACGTTCTAAGGATCGCGGTCAACAATCGAATGAGAAAAAGCGTTCCAAGGAGCGACAACGATCAAAAGACCGTCAACGATCCAAGGAGCGACAGGGAGTGCCAAACCTAGCCGTCTCTAAGGAACGTACCCGGCGCCAGAGATCGCCATCGACCTCGGCCAAAAATTCAACCGATAATCGCAAGCCTACTCGCAGTTCTAGATCACTTTCCCGTTCCCGCAAGCAGCAGTCGCCGGCCGCAGTTGTCGGGAGCAGCCGACGCAGTCATTCCCCAGAGGTTCCACCCAAGAAGGCTGCGCCACCGGCATTCAATCCCTTTAAGGCTGCAGAAGACACTGTCAACGATATACTGGGCACCAAGTCGGTGATTGTGGAACTGGAAAAGACCAAGCGCAAGCGGGCAGTCTCCAGCTCTAGCTCGGCATCGGGTAGCTCCAGTAGCAGCTCGTCTGCATCCCGGACACCTtcgcccaagcccaagcctgGCAAACTGCGACGACGCAGCAAAACACCCGATCCGATCAAGAAGGAGAGGAGCCCCAAGCGAGATCGTCGTACCCCGCGCCAGACCAGCGTGAAGCGTGAACGGTCAAGCACTCCACAAAAGCCCAAGCCAAAGGGAAAGGCGACCACACCCAGTCCGAAGCCAGCAAAGCGACGCTCGCACAGCTCAAGCTCTTCGGAACTGCGCTACTCGCCAGCAGAACGACATCCAGAGCGCTATCAGGACATCATACAAGACAAGAAGCGGCCATCGAAGGCACGCGACCTTTCCACAACGAAGCCCGCGCCCGTGGTGCGCCTGAGGGCCCAGAGCGATGACGGCAGCGATGCCGATGCGAGTGGCTCCAATGTGGATGCAGCAGCACTTGACGAGTTCCAGCAGAGCAAGCAAGAGCGCGAGGAACTGCAGGAGCTGCGTATGCTGGAGCAGCTCAAGTCGGGGATCGCCGCCAAGGCAAAGCAGAAGATCAAGACTATGGAGAAGAACGGGGACGCGAGCAAGGATTCTGCCAAGGAGGGCAGTGAAGTAAGTGGCAACGAACTGGTGACGGCTACTAAACGTAATTCGCTAAGTGAATTCCTTGTTGCTAACAATGTAACAGCTTTGATTAACCCAttgacaacgacaacgactaCGACAACACCCCCGCCACTCATGGCTGTGATCCTACCGCAGGcacagccacatccgcagcTACAGGAGCAgaagccgcagcagcagcatcagtcTGTAGAGGAGCCAAACCAAAAAAGAGACGACACCACGACGCCGCCTATTTGCAAAGCGCCCCAAGTGGCTGCCAATGGCGACGTTAAAAGTCCACCAGCAACGAACATGATAACTAAGATCCATCAAAGGcctccacagcagcagcagcagcagcagcaccagcaccaccagcagtcGCATCAACACCAGCATCcacaccagcaacagcattCGCACCCACACCAGACGAAGCGAATCTTTCACAACCGAACGCTGAACAATAACCCTAACAGTAGACATAAtactaacaacaacaacagcaacaacaacattcATGcatgtggtggtggtgtccctCATTCCAATAGCAATCCCGGTATGCTGCCGTTCCTGGCCGGCACGCCGGGCACCTACAACCGCACAACGAACCGCCTTAATCACGGTCCGCTGCTGACGGCCACCCATTACAATATATGCAAGAACCATCAGAACAGCATGCAACAGCAAGCTCTGCTCGGTCGACGcgaccaccagcagcagcatctggCGCATGGTCTTGTCTATAACCCTAGTCTCTTCGGCCTTGGGCAGCAGCAGGCTTTACTGGCCGCTGGCGGCCAGCATCATGGACGTCATGCCGTTGGGGGCCTTTTGGGCCTGGGCGGTGGTGGCGGACCTGCTGCGGGCCTGGCCTTGCTTAGTCATCCCCAGCATGCGAGGACCGGTAGCATTAGTTTCAACGCGGCTGCAGCGGCTGCGGCCGTGGCAGCCAATAGTATAAgctatcatcatcatcaccagCAACAGAAACCGAAAATTTTAATAAAACCATTCAAACTTCTGGATCCACAGCCCTTAGTTGCGGCACTCGCCGACAGCAGTCTGGTAGACGCCATCGTCTCCAAGGTGTCCACGGCCACTGTGGCTGCAGCGGAGAGTGCAGCTCGTCGAAGTCGGAGCCGTTCACGCCGAAGCAGTCACAGCCGCAGCAATCGGCACACGAGTGGCAGTCATCACCATCATCACTCCAGTAGTCGCTCAAGATC acgctccagctccagcagcagtgCCAGCGGCTCGCGCAGTTCTAGGTCCCGCTCTGGCTCGCAATCATCTCGTTCCAGCTGCTCATCCCAAAGCAGCTCGGGCAGCTCCTCCAGCAGCGGCTCAGGCACATCACAGTCTGGCTCACGTTCCCCATCTATACCACGGCGTCGGGGCTCACCCAGCTTTCTAGACAGACGTCGCATTACGAG TGCTCGCAAGCGACCCATTCCCTACCACCACAAGGCAGCCGGTGGCACTGAGGGGGGTGCTGCTGAGGCAGAGGAggcctccagctgctgctcgagctgCTTCAGTCGGGCCAGCACACCGGCCACGCCCATCTGCACTCCGCTGCGGAACAGTCGGAGCCCCTCGATGGCCGCCTTTTGA
- the LOC108151540 gene encoding serine/arginine repetitive matrix protein 2 isoform X3 has translation MYNGIGLTTARGSGTNGHVQRNCAFVRPGKKDKDYRSEDDIKKLDAQLNRPPNKEILDHDRKRKIEVKCLEFEEILEKQGRTPEDIKSQVDSFRQKLLGQGKTDAPKDEFGRVAARNTHQIAEAQQQKNARLREAFNISSYFVEGSSFDNDRKAKEDLAKSVALQKELDAQRESLAAAAAAAAAAAGKDKETGKRYALVRTPSRERDRDGEGHVAAASGDEREHVSKSDKKKRKKRARESSASPERKKDKKKKSKKHKKESKSKKKKSRKRKHSASFTDKETDKDSDEEAAGSSDEERERDRELKSARKKAKKDKKKRDKKLKKKSRARASSSDSEPSNSPSRNERKGKKSGKSRDPTATKAEDNGTSRENPFRSRSRERRRELKRPNESSADGRRDKRERSDSRSRRPKSNERGATTRTPPRKEPERKRESSKERLRSKERQRSKERQRSKERLRSKERQRSKERQRSKERPKSKERQRSRERQRSKERLRSKERQRSKERPRSKERQKSKDRQRSKDRQRSKERQRSKERQRSKARLYSKERLRSKERARSKDKPVVEIKRDRSKDRQRSKERKRSVDKAPSKERDMSKGRQRSKERQRSKERRRSKDRGQQSNEKKRSKERQRSKDRQRSKERQGVPNLAVSKERTRRQRSPSTSAKNSTDNRKPTRSSRSLSRSRKQQSPAAVVGSSRRSHSPEVPPKKAAPPAFNPFKAAEDTVNDILGTKSVIVELEKTKRKRAVSSSSSASGSSSSSSSASRTPSPKPKPGKLRRRSKTPDPIKKERSPKRDRRTPRQTSVKRERSSTPQKPKPKGKATTPSPKPAKRRSHSSSSSELRYSPAERHPERYQDIIQDKKRPSKARDLSTTKPAPVVRLRAQSDDGSDADASGSNVDAAALDEFQQSKQEREELQELRMLEQLKSGIAAKAKQKIKTMEKNGDASKDSAKEGSEPLVAALADSSLVDAIVSKVSTATVAAAESAARRSRSRSRRSSHSRSNRHTSGSHHHHHSSSRSRSRSSSSSSASGSRSSRSRSGSQSSRSSCSSQSSSGSSSSSGSGTSQSGSRSPSIPRRRGSPSFLDRRRITSARKRPIPYHHKAAGGTEGGAAEAEEASSCCSSCFSRASTPATPICTPLRNSRSPSMAAF, from the exons ATGTACAACGGAATTGGCTTGACAACCGCCCGCGGCTCCGGTACCAACGGACATGTGCAGCGCAATTGTGCATTCGTCCGGCCGGGCAAAAAGGACAAGGACTATCGCAGCGAAGATGACATCAAAAAGTTGGACGCCCAGCTGAATCGTCCGCCAAACAAGGAAATTCTTGACCATGACCGCAAGCGCAAGATCGAAGTCAAGTGCTTGGAATTCGAGGAGATACTCGAGAAGCAGGG ACGCACACCGGAGGACATCAAATCGCAAGTGGACTCGTTCCGTCAGAAGTTGTTGGGCCAAGGGAAGACAGATGCTCCAAAGGATGAATTTGGACGCGTAGC TGCTCGCAACACCCATCAGATAGCCGAGGCACAGCAGCAAAAGAACGCAAGGCTGCGCGAGGCCTTCAACATATCCAGCTACTTTGTGGAGGGCAGCAGCTTCGACAACGATCGCAAAGCAAAAGAGGATCTGGCCAAAAGCGTGGCTCTACAAAAGGAACTGGACGCACAGCGCGAAAGcctggcagcggcggcagcggctgcagcagctgctgcaggCAAGGACAAGGAGACGGGCAAGCGATATGCTCTGGTCCGTACCCCATCCCGAGAGCGAGATCGGGATGGAGAGGGCCATGTTGCCGCCGCCAGTGGCGATGAGCGCGAGCATGTCTCAAAGTCGGACAAGAAGAAGCGCAAGAAGCGCGCCAGAGAAAG CTCTGCCAGTCCTGAGCGCAAAAAGGACAAGAAAAAGAAGTCAAAGAAGCACAAGAAAGAGAG TAAGTCCAAAAAGAAGAAGTCCCGCAAGCGCAAGCACAGCGCCAGTTTCACCGACAAGGAAACCGACAAGGACAGTGACGAGGAGGCGGCGGGCAGCAGCGATGAGGAGCGCGAACGCGATCGTGAGCTAAAGAGCGCACGCAAGAAAGCCAAGAAGGACAAG AAAAAGCGCGACAAGAAGCTGAAAAAGAAGTCACGTGCCCGTGCCAGCTCCTCGGACTCGGAGCCCTCCAA CTCACCGTCGCGTAATGAACGCAAAGGCAAGAAGTCGGGCAAATCCCGCGATCCAACAGCTACCAAAGCTGAAGACAATGGCACATCGCGGGAGAATCCCTTCCGGAGCAGGTCCCGCGAACGTCGCAGGGAATTAAAGCGGCCCAACGAATCATCGGCCGACGGTCGAAGGGACAAGCGCGAGCGTAGCGATAGTCGCAGTCGACGTCCCAAGTCCAATGAACGGGGGGCAACCACCCGTACTCCACCTCGCAAAGAGCCGGAAAGAAAGCGCGAAAGTTCTAAGGAGAGACTTCGATCAAAAGAAAGGCAACGATCAAAAGAAAGACAGCGATCAAAGGAAAGACTTCGTTCGAAGGAAAGACAACGCTCGAAAGAAAGACAGCGATCAAAGGAACGACCAAAATCGAAGGAGAGACAGAGGTCGAGGGAAAGACAGCGATCGAAGGAGAGGCTCCGCTCCAAAGAAAGACAGCGTTCAAAGGAAAGGCCACGCTCTAAAGAGAGGCAAAAGTCTAAGGATAGACAGAGATCTAAGGATAGGCAGAGGtcaaaagagagacagaggtcAAAGGAGAGGCAGCGATCAAAGGCGAGACTTTATTCGAAAGAAAGACTGCGATCCAAGGAGAGGGCGCGATCAAAGGATAAACCAGTAGTTGAAATCAAGCGCGACAGATCAAAGGATCGACAGCGATCAAAGGAGAGGAAACGATCGGTGGATAAGGCACCCTCGAAGGAGCGAGATATGTCCAAAGGTCGACAAAGATCAAAGGAGAGACAGCGCTCAAAAGAAAGACGACGTTCTAAGGATCGCGGTCAACAATCGAATGAGAAAAAGCGTTCCAAGGAGCGACAACGATCAAAAGACCGTCAACGATCCAAGGAGCGACAGGGAGTGCCAAACCTAGCCGTCTCTAAGGAACGTACCCGGCGCCAGAGATCGCCATCGACCTCGGCCAAAAATTCAACCGATAATCGCAAGCCTACTCGCAGTTCTAGATCACTTTCCCGTTCCCGCAAGCAGCAGTCGCCGGCCGCAGTTGTCGGGAGCAGCCGACGCAGTCATTCCCCAGAGGTTCCACCCAAGAAGGCTGCGCCACCGGCATTCAATCCCTTTAAGGCTGCAGAAGACACTGTCAACGATATACTGGGCACCAAGTCGGTGATTGTGGAACTGGAAAAGACCAAGCGCAAGCGGGCAGTCTCCAGCTCTAGCTCGGCATCGGGTAGCTCCAGTAGCAGCTCGTCTGCATCCCGGACACCTtcgcccaagcccaagcctgGCAAACTGCGACGACGCAGCAAAACACCCGATCCGATCAAGAAGGAGAGGAGCCCCAAGCGAGATCGTCGTACCCCGCGCCAGACCAGCGTGAAGCGTGAACGGTCAAGCACTCCACAAAAGCCCAAGCCAAAGGGAAAGGCGACCACACCCAGTCCGAAGCCAGCAAAGCGACGCTCGCACAGCTCAAGCTCTTCGGAACTGCGCTACTCGCCAGCAGAACGACATCCAGAGCGCTATCAGGACATCATACAAGACAAGAAGCGGCCATCGAAGGCACGCGACCTTTCCACAACGAAGCCCGCGCCCGTGGTGCGCCTGAGGGCCCAGAGCGATGACGGCAGCGATGCCGATGCGAGTGGCTCCAATGTGGATGCAGCAGCACTTGACGAGTTCCAGCAGAGCAAGCAAGAGCGCGAGGAACTGCAGGAGCTGCGTATGCTGGAGCAGCTCAAGTCGGGGATCGCCGCCAAGGCAAAGCAGAAGATCAAGACTATGGAGAAGAACGGGGACGCGAGCAAGGATTCTGCCAAGGAGGGCAGTGAA CCCTTAGTTGCGGCACTCGCCGACAGCAGTCTGGTAGACGCCATCGTCTCCAAGGTGTCCACGGCCACTGTGGCTGCAGCGGAGAGTGCAGCTCGTCGAAGTCGGAGCCGTTCACGCCGAAGCAGTCACAGCCGCAGCAATCGGCACACGAGTGGCAGTCATCACCATCATCACTCCAGTAGTCGCTCAAGATC acgctccagctccagcagcagtgCCAGCGGCTCGCGCAGTTCTAGGTCCCGCTCTGGCTCGCAATCATCTCGTTCCAGCTGCTCATCCCAAAGCAGCTCGGGCAGCTCCTCCAGCAGCGGCTCAGGCACATCACAGTCTGGCTCACGTTCCCCATCTATACCACGGCGTCGGGGCTCACCCAGCTTTCTAGACAGACGTCGCATTACGAG TGCTCGCAAGCGACCCATTCCCTACCACCACAAGGCAGCCGGTGGCACTGAGGGGGGTGCTGCTGAGGCAGAGGAggcctccagctgctgctcgagctgCTTCAGTCGGGCCAGCACACCGGCCACGCCCATCTGCACTCCGCTGCGGAACAGTCGGAGCCCCTCGATGGCCGCCTTTTGA